A window of the Budorcas taxicolor isolate Tak-1 chromosome 10, Takin1.1, whole genome shotgun sequence genome harbors these coding sequences:
- the PGF gene encoding placenta growth factor, with amino-acid sequence MPTVRLFTCFLQLLTGLALPAPQWALSPGSISSAVEVVPFEQVWSRSYCRPVERLVDIVSEYPSEVEHMFSPSCVSLMRCTGCCSDETMHCMPLETANVTMQLMKYHSLDQPFFVEMSFSQHVRCECKPLRGKMKPKRRRSRVRGPRKREEQKHKDCHLCGDTVSQR; translated from the exons ATGCCTACCGTGAGACTGTTCACTTGCTTCCTGCAGCTCCTGACGGGGCTGGCGTTGCCTGCGCCG CAGTGGGCCTTGTCTCCTGGGAGCATTTCATCGGCGGTGGAAG TGGTGCCCTTCGAGCAAGTGTGGAGCCGCAGCTACTGCCGGCCGGTGGAGAGGCTGGTGGACATCGTGTCTGAGTACCCCAGCGAGGTGGAGCACATGTTCAGCCCATCCTGCGTCTCCCTGATGCGCTGCACCGGCTGCTGCAGCGATGAGACGATGCACTGCATGCCCCTGGAGACAGCCAACGTCACCATGCAG CTCATGAAGTACCACTCTCTGGACCAGCCCTTCTTTGTGGAGATGAGCTTCTCTCAGCACGTCCGCTGCGAGTGCAA ACCTCTGCGGGGGAAGATGAAGCCAAAAAG GAGGAGATCCAGGGTCAGGGGCCcgaggaagagagaggagcagAAACACAAAGACTGTCACCT GTGCGGTGATACTGTTTCCCAGAGGTAA